GCCCGCCAGCTCACAGCGCTCGACGTAGTCGAAGTAGTCGCGGTTGTCGAAGAAGAGCTGGGTGACGATGTAGTCGGCTCCGGCGTCAATCTTCTCCTTGAGATATTCAAGCTCCTTCATCCTGTTCGGCGTTTCTGGGTGGCCTTCGGGGAAGCCTGCCACGCCGATGCCCATTTCCGGGAAGTTCGCTTTGATGAATTTCACGAGGTCGATGGCGTGCGGAAAGTCCTTGATCGCCTCAGCGAGCGTGGGGATGTCGGCAGGTTTATCGCCGCGCAGGGCGAGCACATTGGTGATTCCGTGCTCCCGGTAGTTTTGCAGAACGCTTTCGATTTCGCTCTTCTCCGCGCCGATGCAGGTCAGGTGCGAAACAACCGTCAGGCCGGTTTCCTGCTGGATTTTGGTGACCAGATTGTGCGTGCGTTCCCGCGTCGAGCCGCCTGCGCCGTAAGTGACGCTCACGTACGAAGGATCGAGAGGGGAAAGGTTCGAGATGGTGGCAAAGAGTTTGTCCCAGTCGTC
This portion of the Chlorobaculum parvum NCIB 8327 genome encodes:
- the metF gene encoding methylenetetrahydrofolate reductase [NAD(P)H], whose translation is MLVKEILDAKTEPVFSLEFFPPKKQDDWDKLFATISNLSPLDPSYVSVTYGAGGSTRERTHNLVTKIQQETGLTVVSHLTCIGAEKSEIESVLQNYREHGITNVLALRGDKPADIPTLAEAIKDFPHAIDLVKFIKANFPEMGIGVAGFPEGHPETPNRMKELEYLKEKIDAGADYIVTQLFFDNRDYFDYVERCELAGITVPIIPGIMPIMTKKGMIRMGELALGSRIPSKLLRKVLEASDDKEVAEIGVEWATNQVQELLDHKVKGIHFYTLNLSEATLKIFRNLKRG